One window from the genome of Nitrospiria bacterium encodes:
- a CDS encoding dihydrofolate reductase family protein translates to MKTIVYIGTSLDGFIARKDGDLDWLVQFEKPVRDDYRKFIAKIDAVVTGRGTFEKALTFPSWPYDKKVFVLSKTIKHIPEKLRGKATVLSMKPRALLKYLSKEGFSNIYVDGGKVIQGFLKDDCIDEMIITRVPVLIGSGIPLFGDLDHDLPFRHVRTRVFSNGLVKSRYERIKASSGRRRADRARRR, encoded by the coding sequence ATGAAAACGATCGTCTACATCGGGACAAGTCTCGACGGCTTCATCGCAAGAAAAGATGGGGACCTCGATTGGCTGGTCCAATTCGAGAAACCCGTGAGAGACGACTATCGGAAATTTATAGCGAAGATCGACGCGGTCGTCACCGGAAGGGGGACCTTTGAAAAAGCCCTCACCTTTCCCTCCTGGCCTTATGATAAGAAAGTCTTCGTGCTAAGCAAGACCATTAAACACATACCGGAGAAGTTAAGAGGAAAAGCCACCGTTCTTTCAATGAAGCCGAGGGCGCTGCTGAAATATCTTTCCAAGGAAGGCTTTTCGAATATCTATGTGGACGGCGGGAAAGTGATACAGGGCTTCCTAAAAGACGATTGCATCGACGAAATGATCATTACAAGGGTTCCGGTTCTTATCGGGAGCGGCATCCCATTGTTCGGTGATCTTGACCATGATCTTCCGTTCAGACACGTTCGGACCAGGGTGTTTTCCAACGGGCTGGTAAAGAGCCGATACGAAAGAATCAAAGCGAGTTCAGGTAGGCGACGAGCTGATCGAGCTCGGCGTCGGTGA